In Lusitaniella coriacea LEGE 07157, the genomic stretch CCAATAAATGTTTAGAAAAACCAGACTCTACCCACTCTTCTAATAAAGTCCTCCAAACGCGAGCGATTCCCGTACGATAATATTGAAAGAAAACCCCATCAAGGACAATTTTCAAGATTGAGTTTTTATGTTTTTTATTGATCTTATTATTTCGATCTAATAAGCCAACATAAATATCTCCCCAAAGGGTTTTGCTTATATCATCAAATATATTACCGTATTTAGGGAAATTCAATATCTGAGCGACATTTGATGGCAATCTTTTTTCCGTAAGTAAATGGATAAAGCAACCGTCAGTGTATAAGTTTAGATTGAACTTCTTTGCGATTATCTCTAAAGACTTAACAGTATAGATTGCAATATGCTGACCTTCGTGAGTAGCATAATATCCCCATTGTTCGGGAGTTGGGTTATTATGAGGAAGTAATTCTGTACTCAACAAAATGTTACGAGAGAATTCCAGGATTTTTGATATTTCTTGAAGGGGGTTTGTGAAATGCTCAAAAACCTCAAAAGCAGTAACTAATTGATAAGGTTCTTCTTCTGGCTGAGTTACAACCCTTTCCGTAAAAACACTTTTGCAATATTTATCGTAGCCGTAAAAATTAAGTCCAATATATTGCATTAGGATACCGAGAAGACCATAGCCAGAACCATAATCTAAAAACTTCCCTTTTGGATTAAAAACATTAAGAGCAACGCTAGCTGTCAATCTAGAAAATGCAATATTTCTTGCAGCTAATCCATAGTCACTTTTAGCAATAGGATTAATATATGCTTCTTCTAACCAGTAAGGAGCTTCAGTTTGAATAAAATTACAATTTTTACACTGAAAATAATCAACATCATATTTTTCTAATACTTTAGCTCTAGCAAAAAAAGTTACAGCAGAATCACAAATCTTACATTTCATTTTCTGACACTGATTTTGAGGGTTTTCTTGAGGCAAACAATAAAAACAAAAGAGCAGTATTAATCTTTTGCCTTATCTTCTTGTGTTCCTGCTTCAATCTGCTGTTTAACCTGAGTCAGTTGATCTTTCAACTGAGCATTTTCGGGGTTGAGAGCAACCAGTTTTTCAATATAGGGAATCGCTTCGTTAGGATTTCCAGTTTGAATATGAGCGGCGGCTAAAATTTGTAAAGCTTCTTGGTTTTCGGGTTCTAACTCCACCAACTTTTCGAGGGGAGGAATTGCTTCTTTTACTTTCCCCAATTCGATGCGCGCACTCACCAAATTTTGTAGTGCAAAGAGATTATCGGGTTCGCGTTCGAGAACTTTTTGAAATCCTTCTTCTGCAACTAACAGATTTTGAGTCGCTGCGTCCGCTGGTGTTTCGTTAGTAGATTGAGGAGAATTATTGCCACTATTGCGAAAAAGACCCGCCGCCATCAGTCCAGTGGAACCGACAAAGGCGAGAATTGAGACGATAATGAGGATTTGTTGTACGGGTTTTTTTTCTGCCACGATGCTTACACTGAAAAAGAGAATGGGTTGAAATGGGGTTATTCTAAAAGTACCCAATTTTGAGGCGATCGCGCACTGCCTTCAGCAAATCCCTGCCAAGATCGTACACTTGCCCATTTCCAACTGTAACAGAGTGTCAAAATGTCTACGAACGCGCGCACCGCGAAGCGGATCTCTCCGAAATCGCGCTCTAATTTTAGCCAATCTCTTCCAATTTATCTCGTTCTCCTATTGGGAATGATTGCAATAGGCACGTTGCAACTCCCCCAGCTTCGCAAAATCCAGCAACAAGGACAAACTCTTTCCCCCGAAGAACTTAAAGAAGCCGAACAATCAGCAAAAGCTAACCTTGCACTCCTCCGAAAGGTTCCGACGTTTGGGTTTGATAATTTAATTGCAAATTGGACGATACTGGAGTTTTTTGAGTATTTTGGCGATAACGAAGCGCGTGAAGTCACGGGTTACGATCTCAGCCTCGATTATTTTGATGTAATTATCGATCGCGATCCTCGGTTTTTAGCCGCTTACAACGGTTTAGCCACAAGCGGTTCGATTTACGCAGCAAGACCCGAAAAAACCAATACAC encodes the following:
- a CDS encoding tetratricopeptide repeat protein translates to MAEKKPVQQILIIVSILAFVGSTGLMAAGLFRNSGNNSPQSTNETPADAATQNLLVAEEGFQKVLEREPDNLFALQNLVSARIELGKVKEAIPPLEKLVELEPENQEALQILAAAHIQTGNPNEAIPYIEKLVALNPENAQLKDQLTQVKQQIEAGTQEDKAKD